The Branchiostoma floridae strain S238N-H82 unplaced genomic scaffold, Bfl_VNyyK Sc7u5tJ_379, whole genome shotgun sequence sequence NNNNNNNNNNNNNNNNNNNNNNNNNNNNNNNNNNNNNNNNNNNNNNNNNNNNNNNNNNNNNNNNNNNNNNNNNNNNNNNNNGcagcatccatcattccgtCCTTGGCGGATTTTGCTGCTCAGACTGATAAgcattttgcccattctgttaCTTTTGGCGGACAGAAATTGGTGCATGAAAATATAGATAGAACTTGacattttggaaagatatccacataatcagcatgtaagtttgcagcaaagccgaaTTTGATTATTTCTAGCACATACTGACAACCGGTGAGGATCCccgtcagaaaaaaacaaaggcactgtggcctcagtatttttactataggccaagtattttcaacatgcaagattgtaagttcagaatatttttacgttcAAATCTCAAAAATCacttgcaaattgcaagttaagtatgtgtatttcgaaccctgctaGTCACCTCCAGCAATGCTGTACTATGCACTTCTTTTCTCATCAACTGTTGAGTCTGTTGTCACCCCCTCAGGTACAGTGTTGTCATCCTAGATGAGGCCCATGAGAGGACCATCCAGACAGATATCCTGTTTGGTGTTGTTAAAGCAGCACAGAAGAGAAGGAAAGAGTCCAACAACCATCGACCCCTGAAGGTCATTGTCATGTCTGCCACAATGGACGTGGACCACTTCTCTCAGTACTTCAACAGGTGGGGAAATGTTTTGTGTTTCATCACAACTATTCAAATTTATAATTAGTAGCTGCATCTGTATGCATTTTGTACTAGTGGCCTGTATGAGtcccctttggcataacacatcagCATTACAGCCATGCACGGGGTGCAACAGCaaatggttatacatgtatcacaatgAATGACCAAATCATAACAAATTTTTAAACAGATCAATCCTGGTACTTGAAAGAATGAccatttcttgttcttttctgacAAAATTGTAGAAACTGCTCCCTTATTCTGTTCtaacagttacattttgtatatcagctGCAAATGTGCCTGTGTTCTGTAACCTTTTCCCTCAGGGCTCCAGTGTTGTACCTGGAGGGTAGGCAACATCCAGTCAAGGTCATGTACACCAGGGAGCCACAGGAGGACTACATCTACGCTGCACTGGTGACGGGTAAGTCACCTGACAGGAGCTGGACACCTGTTGTCACTGTAGTCAATCATTTTGATCTTCTTATCTTTATAATGCATAATGTATTGTAGTTTTGAATCAATAGCACTTAGGCCGGTAGGCAGGCAGGTTTTGAATCGTTTTGATGTGATAGCTTGATATCACAACCACACTGAGCCTATTGTATATGTGGTTGGAATTTCCCtaactaacgttatacatttacaacaacaagTTAGGCAAATCACCACCCTTGCCACTAGCCAGTTCTCCTCTCTAACTTACATGTATCCTGGACGTtaactaggaaaacaaactgaaactgaaactcaAATCAACTTATACATTCGTCATTAATTTTCATCAAGAGTAAAGGTTTTGAAGACTTACTTGTGAATTACATCTCTCATTCATGATAAAGTTTCCAAAATGTATGTCAAGGTACATTTGCACATAAAAGTTATAAATTCCACTGACTTGCCCGGTTTAAAAAGTCAATAGTTCTGTAATTTCACTTGGTACTATCCTTTCATAATGTAAAAGGCAAAAATTTAGGCCATACAGACATTGATTGAGCTATCTCAATCAGACAGTGGACATTTTGAGTATTTAGTGAAATGCTTCTAGTNNNNNNNNNNNNNNNNNNNNNNNNNNNNNNNNNNNNNNNNNNNNNNNNNNNNNNNNNNNNNNNNNNNNNNNNNNNNNNNNNNNNNNNNNNNNNNNNNNNNNNNNNNNNNNNNNNNNNNNNNNNNNNNNNNNNNNNNNNNNNNNNNNNNNNNNNNNNNNNNNNNNNNNNNNNNNNNNNNNNNNNNNNNNNNNNNNNNNNNNNNNNNNNNNNNNNNNNNNNNNNNNNNNNTGTTGGTTACTTGTTAGTAATCCTCCTCCTGGACCACAAGGTTAGGGGTTCAAACCCCAGTCTAGCCAGTGTTCTGAACCCAATTTGCACTGGTAAAAGCTGCAATCCCTCAAGGTAGATGTTTAGCCTGGATGGTAAGTCAGCAGGTTAAAGAACGAGATGTGCTCCATATGCAGAATGTGGTACCGTTGTTTTTCTGATAATGTGAAGCAGATACAAATGGGAGAAGGAAATTGCTGAATCAAACTGTTTTGATTGAAATCAAATGCTGAAATTGACATTATTGTTGAATCAAATGttcaagcaagcaaacaaacaaacagaaattgCTGCTCTCATTTCTGTTCTCGCTATATTTCTGTACATTTCTTTTGCGACATTTCATCATAAACATAGACAACACATATATTGTATTGCCCCAGTTTGTATTGTTAAGAAAATACAGGTTATGAATGCTGAAAGGGCCTGTTGTATTGGCATCATGATGTAGCGTCAGGTTGAAGGTTAAAGAGCAGGAGACTCAAAGAGGGTCTGCTTGGGGGGTCCCAACAACGATatatgctgaattcagaagaaccccctacatTACGCAAATTACGTAGacaagatggttttccctacgagttacgggaaataaaaataggctgcctacgctttaaggaaaagagcatgcagaccctcctctAACACCATGGTTTTATCCTGCACTAGTGTTCCAGCTTCACCAGGAGGCGCCCCCGCAGGAGGACGTGCTGGTGTTCCTGACCGGACAGGAGGAGATCGAGACTCTGGCGCGGACCATGAGGGACATCGCACACCACTGTCCATCAGACGCACCCGGCATGGTGGTGCGCCCCCTGTATGCTGCACTCCCACCTGCAGCACAGCTCAAGGCCTTTGAAGCAGCACCTACTGGGACCAGGAAGGTACTGTATCTACCATAAAAACTGTAATGGAACTGAATCTTATCAGTTATACACTCATAAGGCTCTCCCTGCAAACAGATCAgctttttgtacattgtatttgtggtCTTATTCTCATGAATGGCATCAACTTGCCTGAAACACGAGTTAttacaaaaagcagttactcaagcaactggatatgattttggaaatggtcagacgtttcacatagtatccactatctttcaacattgacaaaagatagtggatattATCTGAAacgtatcttgttacctggatgtcaaacttTCATTGACGTAACATGAGCTTTTTGTTAAGAAACAGCTGATTTGATTGGCTTCATTTTTGCCATTCCTTCATCATGGAAATGTCATTGGCTTTCCACCCTGTCTTTCCAGGTTATTCTTGCCACCAATATAGCAGAAACATCTGTGACAATCAAAGGCATTAAACACGTGGTGGACACAGCCATGGTGAAGCAGCGGCTGTTCCGTCCCACCAGCGGGTTGGACAGTCTGGTGGTGAAGAAGGTCTCCAAGGCTCAGGCCTGGCAACGCACAGGAAGGGCAGGTAGGGTCATAGGTCACAGGAATCGCATGTAGGGTCATAGGTCACAGGAAGGGCATGTAGGGTCATAGGTTGCATTGGATAGACACCACAACAGATTGGATTTGTAGGTTACATGTTGAAGATGTTACAAGCAGGGTAGATAGGGGATAGAGGTGTCCTGCTATAGGCATCTCCACTGTTGCCTGGCAGATAGGTGGTACTTTTGTAAACATCATCATTATATCCGAGGTTTTCAAAGCTGCGGACTACAGGTCATGGATGTACAACTGGCAAGACAAGAGCTTTATTGCAAACCTTAACAATTTTCATGTACCTGATTCCTAAGTAGAAGTAGTCCACtttgttctgctgctgcagtggtctggacatcCTGCAGCTACtatcagtctttcttcagctCTCTACACTTTGTCCTGTTTAtcgcaagcttccttagctcctgtagttttctttctgaccgcaATGGTCCTAGTCCTCTATCCTTAGGTCTGCCCTCAGTTTTGCTGTAAACTGTTCTGTCCCGATTCCTAAATGACAGAAGATTGAATGAAGGATTCAGATTCAGTTTTTCCTCCACTCCTTCTCCCAGGCCGAGAGAGTTCTGGAACGTGCTACCGGCTGCTGACAGAGGAAGAGTTTGAGCAACTGTCCCCGACCACCATCCCTGAGATCCAGAGGGTGAACCTGGCCAGCGTGGTGCTGCAGCTGCTGGCTCTCAGGATACACGACATC is a genomic window containing:
- the LOC118408752 gene encoding ATP-dependent RNA helicase DHX33-like, which encodes CCHPLRYSVVILDEAHERTIQTDILFGVVKAAQKRRKESNNHRPLKVIVMSATMDVDHFSQYFNRAPVLYLEGRQHPVKVMYTREPQEDYIYAALVTVFQLHQEAPPQEDVLVFLTGQEEIETLARTMRDIAHHCPSDAPGMVVRPLYAALPPAAQLKAFEAAPTGTRKVILATNIAETSVTIKGIKHVVDTAMVKQRLFRPTSGLDSLVVKKVSKAQAWQRTGRAGRESSGTCYRLLTEEEFEQLSPTTIPEIQRVNLASVVLQLLALRIHDIMEFDFMDKPTRESLLTALQQLHLLGAVEKQQRIQLTPLGRMMAAFPLDPRFAKVILAAKDHHCTEEILTIVAMLSVDSVLFTPASKRELAAAVRRKFMSEEGDHIMLLNIYRAFKAVKGNRQWCQENFVNSRNVSNAMDIRGQLRDLCQRLQIPLESAGQDTAVIRTCLAKGLFMNAAELQRGGEYITVETRQPVAIHPSSCLFQCKPAYVIFSELVQTTKCYMRDLSVVDQRWLQEAAPNYFKQDRT